From the genome of Devriesea agamarum, one region includes:
- a CDS encoding carbohydrate ABC transporter permease, producing the protein MRRKRTVTAWVLVAPALIWVIVFALWPFVNTIILSFTNANPLTGGQFIGLENYGEIGSDPRFWNALVTSLVYVVACVPFLTFLPLLLALLVEKQIPGIALFRTTYYFPVIASVVVVGLIWTWMVDSRGVINEALQFIGLIHGPIPFLTNRWGIILTAVLLTVWKGLGYYMVIYLAALGNVGRELHEAAAMDGAGAIRRFWSVTVPGVRGAMFLVSAMITVAAMRVFTELYVLTNGSGGPGGEASSLVMLVQQTGSGLQGRLGYASALSVVLFFCTIGPLLLVAYLNREDRSSKKVAR; encoded by the coding sequence ATGCGAAGGAAGCGCACGGTAACCGCATGGGTGTTAGTTGCCCCTGCTCTGATCTGGGTGATCGTTTTCGCCCTCTGGCCGTTTGTGAACACGATCATTTTGTCGTTCACGAATGCGAACCCGCTGACCGGTGGCCAGTTCATTGGGTTGGAAAACTACGGCGAAATCGGGTCTGACCCGCGGTTCTGGAACGCGCTCGTCACCAGTCTGGTGTATGTGGTGGCCTGCGTTCCCTTCCTTACCTTCTTGCCGTTACTGCTTGCTCTTCTGGTGGAGAAACAGATTCCGGGAATTGCGCTCTTTCGCACCACCTACTACTTTCCGGTGATCGCCTCAGTGGTCGTGGTGGGTCTGATCTGGACCTGGATGGTGGATTCGCGCGGTGTCATCAACGAAGCGTTGCAGTTCATCGGGCTCATTCACGGACCCATTCCGTTCCTGACGAATCGATGGGGCATTATCCTGACCGCGGTTTTACTCACCGTGTGGAAGGGCCTCGGCTACTACATGGTGATCTACCTGGCGGCCCTAGGAAATGTCGGCCGGGAACTGCACGAGGCGGCGGCAATGGATGGTGCTGGCGCTATCCGCCGCTTCTGGTCGGTGACCGTGCCCGGCGTGCGCGGTGCCATGTTCTTGGTCAGCGCCATGATTACGGTGGCGGCGATGCGCGTGTTCACCGAGCTTTACGTTCTGACCAACGGCAGCGGTGGCCCCGGTGGCGAGGCATCGAGCCTGGTCATGCTGGTGCAGCAAACCGGCTCAGGTCTCCAGGGCCGTCTGGGATACGCCTCAGCGCTGAGCGTTGTGCTCTTCTTCTGCACCATTGGGCCGCTGCTACTGGTGGCCTACCTAAACCGTGAGGATCGTTCGAGTAAGAAGGTGGCCCGATGA